In Candidatus Aminicenantes bacterium, the genomic stretch TTTTTTATGAAGCGTTTAAAATGTATTCCCTGGGACCGGCAAAAGGATATTCCCTCGCCAACTGGGCGTTCTTCCATGTCCTTCCGGCCCCAGCCATGATTTCCGCAACGGCCGTTCTCTTCTGGACAAAGTTCCTCTGGTGGCTGCACATCCTGGTCATCATGGCCTTCGGCGTCTTCATCATGTTTTCCAAGCACCTGCACCTGCTGGCCGGGCCCATCAACCTGCTCTTCAAGAACCTGGGCGTCAAGGCCGAAATTCCCCTGCTCAACCTGGAGGAGCAGGAAAAATTCGGCACGCCGCAGATCGTAGACCTGAGCCGCAAGGACCTGCTGGATCTTTTTTCCTGCGCCGAATGCGGCCGCTGCGACGATGTCTGCCCGGCATTCCAATCGGGCAAAGCCCTGTCGCCAAAAAAACTTCTGGAAAAATTGAAAAACCACCTGCTGGCATCCGCCTCCCAGCTGCGCAGCGACCCGGCCGGCCTGAAAAAGTTGTTCGGCGAGGTGATCAGCGAGGAGGAGGTCTGGGACTGCACGACCTGCGCCGCCTGCATGGAGGTCTGCCCCATGCTCAACGAGCATATCGCCAAGATCATGGGCATGCGCCAGTTCGGCGTGCTGATGGAATCCAGGTTCCCCGAGGAATTCCAAACCCTGTACCGCGGCCTGGAAAATCAGGGCAACCCGTGGGGCATCAACGCCGACACGCGTCGCGATTGGGCCAAGGACCTGAACATTCCGCTGCTGGCGGAAAAGGGCAAAACCGACATCCTGCTCTGGGTCGGCTGCGCCGGCAGCTTTGACCAGCATTCCCAGAAAATCGCCCGCTCGCTGGTAAGGCTGCTGCAGCGCAGCGGCGTCGATTTCGCCTTCCTGGGCAACGAGGAAAAATGCTGCGGCGACCCGGCCCGGCGCAGCGGCATGGAATACCTGTACCAGATCCAGGCGCGGCAGAATATCGAGACTCTGAACCGCTATTCGTTCAAGCGCATCGTCACCATTTGCCCGCACGGCTACCACGTGCTCAAGAACGAGTACAGCCAAATGGGCGGCGACTACCAGGTCGTCCACCATTCGGAACTGCTGCTCGAGCTCCTGGCCCAAGATAAATTGAAAATTCAGGCCTCCGGCAATGGGAAAATGACCTACCACGATCCCTGCTATCTCGGCCGCTACAACGGCATCTATGAACAGCCGCGGCGGCTCCTGCAAAGCCTGAACCGGCACCGGCCGCTGGAAATGGCGTCCAGCCGGCAGACCAGTTTTTGTTGCGGCGGGGGCGGCGGCGGCATGTGGAAGGAAGAAAAGAGCGGGGAACGCATCAGCCACTGCCGCATCGCCCAGGCGGAAAAAACCGGAGCGGAGACCATCGTCACCGCCTGCCCGTTCTGTTCCATCATGTTCAATGACGCCTTGTCCGAAACCGGGCGGGAGAAATTGAAAACCGTCGACCTGGCCCAAGCCATCGAGGAGAAACTCGTATAAGCGCGGTCGCCATGCCGAAAAAAAAAGCAATCCTGGCCGGCGACCTGGCCATGCTGGCCGGAATGGCCACCTTCTTCATTTTTCGCGCCCCCGGCTGGCTGTGGCTGCTGCCCGGCGCGCTTTGCCTGCTCCCGTTGCTGCTGCGGCTGATCCGGACGTACTCTCGGTCCTGGCAGCGCTGTTTTTTCCCCATCGCCGCCGGCCTGCTGGCCTGGCCGATGCGCCTGTTTTACTGGGACCGCGGCGACTTCAACGCCCGCATGAGCAACCTGATGCTGCTGGCATCGCTTTTCACGCTGGTTTTCCTGGCCCGTGAACGGCACTGGCACAGAAGGTTCCTGCACGGCTTCAATTCGCTGGCCTTGCGCAAAAGGCTGCTGGCCATCTTCATCGCCGCGGAATTGCTCTTCATCCTGGCCGCCGCCCTGCTGACCCGATCCGGGGTGGCGCTGGTCGGCGACGAGCCCCATTATCTGGCCATCAGCCAATCCCTGGCGCGCGACCGCGACCTCAACGTCTTCAACCAGTATTTCCGCGACGGCTTCAAGGAGTTTCTCAAGGTCGAGAAACTGGCCGCCCACGGCACCTGGGGCAAGGGCTTCAAAAAAATCTACTCATACCACCTACCGGGCGTTTCCCTGACTCTGGCCCCCTTCTTCTTTGTCAGGCTCTCCCCGCCCCTCCTCTATTTTTTGCTGCGCTCATTCCTGGGGCTGTTCGGCGCCCTGCTGGCCGTATTGATCTACCTTTTCTGCCTCAGGCTCTGGCGTTCGCGCAGCCTGGCTTTTTTCGTCACCATGGTCTTCAGCCTGTCGGCCCCGGTCTTTTTTTATTCCATTCACATATTCGCCGAACTCCAGGCTATGCTGCTGACCTTAAGCGCCCTGTACCTGCTGTTTTTCAAGGTACGGGGAAAGGAAAGCCTCAGCCTTTGGGCCGGTTTGCTGCTCGGCAGCACCATATTTTGGGGGGTCAAGTACGTCCTTTTCATATACCCCATCGGCCTGGGCTTTTTCGCCTATTGGACCTGGAAAAAAAAGTTCCGCCCGGCTCTGTTGCTGATTGTCTTCCCGTTGCTCTTTCAGGCCCTCTTCTTCGGTTACCTGTACCACGCCTACGGAAACTTTTCGCCCAACTCCGTTTATTACGGCATGCTCAACCCGGCGGAGTCCAAGGCGCTCTACGAAACCTTATTGAAAACGATCACGCTGAATATGCGCTGGGAAACCCTGCTCGATTATTTCTTCGACCAGCGCGACGGCCTGCTGCTCTACAACCCCTTCTATTTTTTCGCCTTTCCCGGCCTGCTGCTGGCCCTGAAGAACTTCAAGCGCTACCGCCTGCAGCTGCTGGTTGCCCTGCCGGCGCTGCTGTTCGTTCTGAATCACGCCTTTTCGACCATCCGCCCCGGCTACTGCCCGCAGGGCCGCTACCTGACCCCGGTCGTTTGGGCGCTGCTCCTTTTTGCCGTGATCTTCTACCGGGAAAGCCGCAGCCCTTTTTTCAAAAAGGTATTTCTCTGCCTGCCGCTCTACTCGCTGTTCGTCACCGGTTATCAGATATGGCAGCCGTTCACCCTTTATCAGGAAACCACCCACGACACGCTGCTGCGCCCGGGCCTGATGTTCCAGAATTGGGCCAACAGCCGCATCGACCTGCCGGCCATGCTTCCCTCTTACATCAAGACCGACAACAGCGGCTACCTGCCTAACCCGGTGTTCCTGGCGCTCTTTGTGCTGCTGGTCGCTTTTACCCTGACCCCGTGGCGGTGCAACGACCGGCGCCGCGGCGACCGGCGCATGCCCCGCGGCCTGACTCCGCTGCTGATTTTTTTCGGAATCTTTTCGCTGGCCAGCCTTTTCCCGCGCCCCGACCTGGCCGATCCGCAGCGCATCGTCGGTCCGCGCGACCTCCCCTGCCAGATCTACTTCCAGCCGGCGGTCTGGAGCGGCAGCGAAGAGGCGACCTGGCTGAGTTCGCTCGGCCGCTGCCGTCTGCGCATCGAAACACTGGTCCCGCTCAAGTCCATCCAGATCGGCGTGCAGAATCGCTCGACGAGCCAACCGCTGGGAATGACCGTCGCTCTCTTCGATGAAACGCAAATTCCCCGGCA encodes the following:
- a CDS encoding heterodisulfide reductase-related iron-sulfur binding cluster; the protein is MLSGIEKILFLAAIALAVGLALNEFRRKFLLIGRGRKVSRRDHPGRRLWEMLYRVFLQLPVFAQRPVTGFFHAVIFWGFLVFLGVTLNHVAEGFIEGFSLFGHGAIYALLLSAANLFAGLIILAVIYFFFRRYVFRAKSLDRPSYQSLTVLFFIFTLMVSFIFYEAFKMYSLGPAKGYSLANWAFFHVLPAPAMISATAVLFWTKFLWWLHILVIMAFGVFIMFSKHLHLLAGPINLLFKNLGVKAEIPLLNLEEQEKFGTPQIVDLSRKDLLDLFSCAECGRCDDVCPAFQSGKALSPKKLLEKLKNHLLASASQLRSDPAGLKKLFGEVISEEEVWDCTTCAACMEVCPMLNEHIAKIMGMRQFGVLMESRFPEEFQTLYRGLENQGNPWGINADTRRDWAKDLNIPLLAEKGKTDILLWVGCAGSFDQHSQKIARSLVRLLQRSGVDFAFLGNEEKCCGDPARRSGMEYLYQIQARQNIETLNRYSFKRIVTICPHGYHVLKNEYSQMGGDYQVVHHSELLLELLAQDKLKIQASGNGKMTYHDPCYLGRYNGIYEQPRRLLQSLNRHRPLEMASSRQTSFCCGGGGGGMWKEEKSGERISHCRIAQAEKTGAETIVTACPFCSIMFNDALSETGREKLKTVDLAQAIEEKLV